Sequence from the Microplitis demolitor isolate Queensland-Clemson2020A chromosome 7, iyMicDemo2.1a, whole genome shotgun sequence genome:
tatttcgctaATTTTCACAAATCATATCGACTTTATTCTACTCAACTTGTTCTTTAACTACTTAATTAgctccaaaaatttttctttttcacccttaattatatagtaaattctttgaatatatttattagacttttattttttataaatctactTTTCTAATATGTATGTACAATCTTGAAAATCCttaaacacacacacatatatatatatatatatatatatatatatatatatatatatatatatatatgtaagctCAGATTTATTAATGTTTGAATCCGTTTATACTACCCATGAACACACACACTGTCTGTGCTAAACATTGTGACATATATAACTACTACATGTACTATCGAATTGGCTTATTAAGTCTTGCAATCACCAATTCAATCTCACGTCAAGAGAATTTTGCATTAGATATACTAtaagataaaagaaaaataattaaaaaaattattttagtatgtagaaatatatattattaattatgataacaaaatatgaacaagacaattttaataaatagtaatagctatacataaataataattaataatattatattattcgcCTGGTATTGAAATACccgttttgaataatttattataatataatactcTAAAGCTAACAAaagcaaatatttatatatgatgtTTTAGTATTTCaataatgtaatataaattatttttttagccataaatttaaaaattatgtataatatttattagtgactttaattaaataattgaggtGTAGGATTTAATAGTATCGGAAcataacgataaattataaaaatgaaaaataaatattttatcgttacaGGTCAACGatgaattacaataaaaatgcaACGAAAACTTATCTTAAAATATCAGATTTGAAACTTGAAGATGAGGGCTTATACAAATGTGAAGCAACATATTTAGCTGTTAATCGTGAATGTAATAACGTACAGCATATAACTCTTAATACAACTGGTGAgttaatgattttataattactatggTATTGGATTCAAAAATCGAtatataaactaataattgttactttatattattaaaaattaaaattaatgtatgtacacggaaaaaaaattctaccaaaatttacaatgttaacatcgtaatcgtggactagactttcattggcgttaatttttaaatgtcttatttcaaaatttattatagtttttgttaaaattacgatgtagattatattctttactatttaacatcgtaattttaacaaagactatagtaaattttaaaatcagacatttaaaaattgacgccaattaaagtctagtccacgattacgatgttaacatcgttataattttggtaaatttttctttccgtgtaggttatgtaaattataattgtcatTGGACAGCGATTAGTTAAATTCATCATAAATGGTTACAAATAATTGTGCATACTTTACGTGTTTTAACAACAAAGTTTTCGGCAAAAGTTATTAtcgcttttattttattgaatattgatTGTTCAAGTTATACTTTGGAACAAGTACCAACATTCCTTTGTCTTCTCTATTTTAATACTCTGCGATCATATCTATTTTAGATAGATGACTTTCGGTAGCTTAAAAATCCACTACTAtatctattgttttttaagatatgcaatcggaaaaaaaaaaacaataaagaaaaCTAAGATCATTAAGTATTCAGTCCAAAAGTGCTGATaattatcttcaaattttttaaattgattttaaattattttataagttcagattttatttataatataaaatttatttaatttttataattgtttatttaaattccgacttgaattatttatattattattattattattattattattattatttttattattattacatatgaTTAGATTactgattttgaaaatatgttGATTATACAAGCGATATAAAAGCCTGGAGAGATAGTGAATTCAGAAAGCAGAAGTGAGGAATTTAATTTCTCGCACCCTCGGGAAACTCAACGATTTCGTCCCAACGTTAAACTCTAATTCGTTCACTATACCTAGCTAGCAGTAGTATAGCAGTAAAAGAAACCGCCGCGTTTCTACCTCAACATCTTCAGAGAATGAAAGAGAACAAGAGGCAAGAGCAAACGAAGGTCGAAGAATGGGAAGTAAAGCAGCAAGTGGAAAGAGTCCACCACAAACTAgaaactaatatatatatataatactactGTAAAGTAATACTATTACCACTACTGCTACTACTATCGCTACTTTCCCTTATTCCTCATTTAACATTCACTCTTATGATGTGACACTTGCAATtcacaatttgaatttttctctcTTAGTTAGTAGACTATTTGGCTGTCTATAGCTACACGAATCAAGTACCCAAACGTCTCGTTGAGATATCAAACCagtcaatattattatcattattatttctgttAAGAAAAGTTAAGAGAACAACAACATACATACATTAAGtagtatataatattttaaataaaataatttgttttttctttttttctttctttctatcTTCCTTTCTTGGcacaaataaaagttttaatgatttacaactattaacaaaatttaatttgcattttttaaaaataaatatttaatcatatatagtttaaaaaataaatagaaacaaaagaaaaaaaaaaaacaaagtaacAAAATGTTGGTACTATAGAACGTTAAAGAAGCTTTACTAGCCTGAAACTTGTTTTACCGAACATTGGAAAGTATTTTATATGGCCGACTTTTCTTCTTGAAAATTAATGTTCTTTCTCGgttcaaagtttttaatacGAAAAGTACCATCGAAAAGTAACTTgatattctttttaaaaaattgtcgtgGAACATTGGCAAATCTACGCGGTGcatttttgatataaaaatattttaaactttttgtttattattattattattattatttttttttttttttttttagatatgaattataaattacatgcagtgattatttataaatttaaataatttacaataaaaaataaaattggctTATATGACTGACATACAGttgatggaaaaatttgaattactaTAATGCTACTATATACCtagaagtatatatatatatatatatatatatatatatatatatatatatatatatatatatatatatttatatatacgttttgctgaaaaaaaaaataaataaatgaatgaatgaatgacGTCTATAATAATGTAGCAGGTGCTCTTCTAGGTTTCCAACTGTGAAGCTGGCAAGAAAGTAGCGCTTATTGAAAAGTTTATTCATATTCagaagttgaatttataatttcaacaaACTCCATCTCAAGCATTTGCTACCATCGTTCTTTAGCTTATATACTTGACGTTGCATtttttgagataaaattttttcttatcaatctCAAAGTTATtgctgtatatatattttataaaaataattttctttgtgATTTTAGTACGCCCTAAATTTGTACGAATTACAGAAGAAGATGAAAACACAAATTTAACTTCGGGCACTATTTTAGGACCAATTAATGAAGGTACATTAATGACATTGAATTGCGAAAGCGATCAAGGAAAACCCGTACCTACTGTTGAATGGTATAAAGGCGATCAGCGACTTAAAGGTAGTTATCATTATACacggtattaattataatcccttggtaattgttactattaaaataattacattttcattttatttattattttttttttttttattattattattataacttttcCAAGTTTTAGCGGTTCGTTAAAGACTTGGAACAGAAATGATTGTATTTAGTTCTCAAGTTCAAatggattttaatatttttttattagttaatattaaatacataaataggtagatatatatatagaaaaataaaatttaatgtagtaTGACagttaggtttttttttatttttaaaattttttagtctaatgaaaatgtaatttattgtaaGCTGGTAAAAGCTGTATTTAAGTATGCATCGTTGGATGACAATAAAATGCCGGAACAATTTCTATTCATACCACGTTGAAAATAACATGCACATATAGAACATGAACTATATGAAAATCCGTAGTAGTAGCAAGTAGTTGAAGAAATTCTTCCTGTCTGTTATTACAAAATCCCCTGTACCATACTAAATCCAGACGCTTGCGTAAAATTGTCACAAGAgacaatattatattataatataattttgtgcAGAAAACGAGATACTCTTAAACTCATAATTATTCGCCTGTGCTGTGTTAGTTGTCTCTCATTGTCTCAATTATTGTCTTATAACTGGTGGTGGTTTACACAAGGCCTTGAAcgataattcaattttattcatttcattataTCACGAGACATTGTTACTAACGAATAATtagctttaaatttaacaagagaaatttttaaattcagtataataagtaatacgagattgttttttttttgtcgtatagctattcaattttatttgtttaaaaataccagaaaaaaaaaaaaagccaattcttctattgttatttatctattttttattttattttgtttgataaatttaaaaaaacaagtaattattaaatattattgttgaaaaatttatatgtaaggGAGACCGGGGTATGATAGCATACCTAaacgaataattatttctctaaaaatttgTGATAGCGATTGGTTCAACGAAGATCCAAGAAAATGGAGTTGGAACAGGAAGTAGTGTGTTACAGTTGCAAGTTGGCCGCAATGAATTAGGTGCTACCTTTACATGCAAAATCAGCAGTTTGGCACTTGCTGAACCTCTAACTGTCGACATCAAGCTTGACGTTCATGGTGAGTACGTGAGAAATCTGACatagtacttaaaatttaaaaaaaaattaagtcataaaatttgattggataaaatgtaattttatctGCAAATCTAATGACAACTTTATTTTCatgaattacttttatttttttcttctgtaAACAAATTGCTTAGTCATTATTAAAATCCATAGatgaacatttaaataattatactttttgaaataatttaataaattttgtgagagaaaaatataatatttatattatatttaaccaatcatatttttatcttatctcTAAATTTtccaagaataaaaatattctaactATATTCTTTaagtatatattaatttatatttataaatttattcagtgTCAGTAAATAGATGTGAAAGTAAAGCTTTTACACTCATTATGCgataatatgaaatatatgaaaCATTTCATTCGTGGGTAGAATATTTAAGTACTTGATAAAAACTacggaataaaaatttgttctagCAGCAGCATATATTGCTCAACCTTACGAAAGAATCTAggggaatatatatatatatatatatatataataatgacaattttataaacttatatgtattacattttattttttatatttttcctttatatctatatataaattttattgtgatactttaatactttttttttatctttcattttttcttatcatctCTACAGACACTTGTTCCGTCAAAATTACATCGCtctaatatattatattatatgttTCTCAGCGCTATTTCTGTAAAAGCTTATCTTTAATCCTCCGTTGagagttgaataaaataaaacataaaaaaatagtagaaaaaaaaaaaaatatacatcattacttaaaatattattttattatctaatgtagcaacaaataaaatattttaaatgtagtttattattacatatatatatatatatatatatatatatatatatatatatatagatgtaaataataaaataaaagataagtagagtaataattattaaaattttaaattaaaaaaaaaaataaagtaagtaAAAGGAGAATCAATGGTAGAACAATCTGTATCTGCTATTGCGTATGCGCCCGATCGTCTATCTTCATCAGGACATTCACCCGTTTCGGTCGTCCAACTTATCCCGGAAAACATGAAACAGTGCAAATCCACGTGTCGCAACATCGTGTCATTGTGACAGAATGACACGTTGAGAATTTCTGGTCAATGCTGAATTGCCTCATGTggttttatgtatatatacaaatatgtttCAGTTAATAAAACAttccatatatacatatgtacatacatgcatatataGATCAtgtatttctttaatttatttattacagcagaaattattttttcataaaaaatgaaacacaactaaaaatatatatctatatgaatattatatcaacttattatttaaaatatttttataatgataattattattattattgtatgtatattagtaaataataaattattttgtgaatagtACGACCACTGAAAATGGACGTCAAGGGTGTGGTAGGACATGTAGTGAGTGGCactaaaattttacttgaatGTAAAGTGAGTGCAGCAAGACCACCAGCAAATGTCACCTGGTATAACGGAACAGATTTTCTCACGAACGACAATGATCGATTTGAGATGTTTGAAACTAAAATAGATGACAatgtaagtatatatttacagtatatatatatatatatatatatatgtctacattgttattatcttattatttattataattttaatagtataaATACGCATAGagtgattaaataataaattaatttaaattcaatactatatatatatatattaatataatacttGAATTATGTAGAATTTCTCATTCTGGTATTATTTGTCATGTACCACAACTACACTAGCGCTTCCTATTCATCCATTGCTGTCGATAATTAGCTTTGTTTGTCAAGTGTCTAATTAAACGACGATCAACCAGATTGGAAAGCGAGTTTGCTAGCCAATCAACCAAACCGATTTCTCTCTCTTTAGCATCGTGTTTCCTTGTCTCTTTATATACCTCACCGTCTACTCTTTTCGTCTCTTGTATTGCATTTATCTCTTAATCaggttgttgttgttgttgttgttgttattattattgtacctTATTCTATTTCTATACTGTACAGTTGAGTACATCGGAGTAGAATTTTCCAATTATCGAATAGGTAAAGCATTGGTTTGTTTGAAAGCTCTAAATTGTTACtcttaaatatacataaacatagatatatagacatttaaaatataaaatagaaaaagacACAAGCAACGTATCATCACCAGAGATGTACTATATGTACACCTGACCACAATCGATGCTGTGTAACAGAAAGAAGATTGAAATCGTACCGCACAACCGAAACATACTGGCAAATTCGTGTCGTAGTTCCATCGATCTTGCCGCAGATACACACACACAGTATATgcagatatatattatatattcctCTAAAATTATTGTGGTTTTGTACTGATCATGTGAATACATGAATTCCAATATTGTATACTCATGAAGAACGTGATGTTTGTCTGGTGTTAATTCAAGTTGTAAACTCGTATCATCGAATTGACATTGCCATCATTGCCATATACACTCAATTATAAATCACTAAAGGTTATTttacaatcatttttattattgttattattattattgcatataatttattaaatttaaaaaaataataaagttgtGTAAGCAAGTTTTAAAGACTTATAAgtatacagaaaataaaaattttatatcaattattatttttaaaaaaatctaatgaaaagtatttaaataaaactatattttatatatctttatacacacattatttttatagacaGTATATAATTCTCAACCGTCTGGCTAAGAGAGCAGAGAGCAAAGAGctggaattttttatgttatcgtctacgaaattttattaagtgaGCCATGAGAGTTTCTTTATTcttgttatatattattgcaCCCAACTCAACTTATACTGTACTATAACTAGCTTCTCGCTATTTTCTAGCCTGATACTACAATAGCAACAGCACactaaaaatctttttactattttttgtaaaataaaataggtttaagttgatataaaaaataaacctgatacagtaaaatttttagctcatAGGAAATGTCTtacttatttacttacttacttacttacttacttacgTACTTGTGTATATTtacatcattaatttttttataaatatataaatacttattacgtatcttaactaattaatatttttacataaataataaagcgaaagtgaaaaaataaattctgatattatgtatataagtaAGATCTGGCAAAGCATTGAAGCGTATGTACCTAGTAAGAAATCCCGCGAAATATGTTTCTGGTTTATCGCCTAGAGTAGCGAGAAACTTTGGCGTCTATGTACATCTtactgatattatttattacggTAATTTCTCATACCGTGtctcaagtatttaatttatacccTAACAAAACGGCAAAAGtcttacttaaatttatatttcattattattaataaaagaaaaaaataactttgtttttttataaaggtTTGATAACTATATAATTTACATGTAGTATAGTTAcacttttactaaaaaatttatttcaaaaagtatatGCGCGGTAATtggtcttttaaaatttttcagttaaatattattactttgtaCCAAcgtttgtaataaaataaaaataaaaaaagagagatattattattctcaTGAAAACTTTCACAGTGTTTCCAACAATGTACTAGTATTATGAAACCAAATATAAACGTATTTTAATTGCATCTGATTACAATTATACAAATACCAAAATGGAAATATTCCAAGTAGTTACAAGAACTATACTATTCGATTTGTGGTTTACTATAAATGGTTcaccaacaataataattcgaTTTGATTCGATTTGGGGCTGCTGATGACAATCTAACCAATACATGAGAAATGAGAAATTAGGTCATATGATTATTGCAATAACCATTTTAtcctaaatttaatttatataatatgatattagtagtaattataaaaatgatatataaattttataaattcaaatagagCGATGGTACATCTGAGACGAGCAGTTATCTTGCTTTTACGGCATCAGAGTATGATAATGGTCAAACATTTAGTTGTTTTGCTGAGAATTCAGTCACACGAGTTGAAGGAATAAAGCCAATGAAAGAAGCTACGACAATTGAAGTACTatgtaagtaaataataattattaaattgtttagCACTCCTTGAGCGCCAACTATAACTGTATTTTGCTCATAACTAAATCATTTATCCACATTTTTAACAGCATCAAGGTAGGTTACATTGTATaccaatataaataaaatttattgataaattaattcaatatcaaaataaaaaattgaaaaaaaaaaaaaaaaaaaaaaaaaaaggtcgattaaaattataaaatcaaaataataattattaaaaatgaaatgagcGATTAATATTTCAACTTTTGGGTTTTACAATATTTCCTCACTTTTATTATGAattggttataaaaaaatataaaattttaaacacgtatataaataatgaatctCGGGCAATGAAAGATCAAGAAGCAGACGTTGCACGTTTTCCACATGCGAATTGTGTCGCATTTGCCAGTACTACTTACTATGCATGAAACCGCAGTCTAATATCGACACTGCTTGTGCATATAACTTCCAAAGATGCATGGTGAAATTGACAAAGTTTCTCCACGTGTTAAgcatatgcatatatatatatatatatatatatatatatatagctttataaatagaaatactATACTCAAAAGTTCGATATGTACTAATAAACTTATCAACAACTCAACTCCTTTGCGCAGTAACATTATatacattcaaataatatttttgtagcagtagataaattttaataagaaatatataattgctACATCgctataaattcatttaaaattcattgcAATGATatcttatacatatacatatatatttttatagatgctCCAATTATTACTATGCACCCAGCCAACATTACCGTCAACGAGACTGAAGACTTTGTCATAATTTGCAACTACGAAGCCAACCCTGCGGGCTTAACATCCGTCAAGTGGTACGTctggtatttttaatttaatattaaatacacgTAGCATTTTTTCCTCATAAAATGTTCGaatgaatgaagaaaaaaaaaaaaacatccgGTTTCAcgtttaaattaatcaacaatTCGACATTCGagtaattaaagttaaaaaaatgtagatcAGAATTGATTCAACagtatttcattataattgtGTATGATGTAGATAgaagtaatatttaatacataaattaaaaaaaaaatagtattaaaatttttaaattacttttaaggAAAACAAcgaatctaaaaatatataaataaaaagtttatattcattttttcataattttaaatacgtGTAGTAAactatttgatttaaatagtttatttttaatggacctattataaatgaaattaaatattgcaataaatattatttttggctTTGATATACTAGACAAGTTCTCtatgaattacaaaaaatatatgtgtgtgtatgtgtctaagtttttttttttatttagactacgtgtctaaataaatatgtttagaCTTGAATTGAATGGAAATACATCAGAAGAGATTGCatattaaatagataaatatgtttaattgaatatacggaataatactaaaataaaatgggaTAACttctttttagttattatttatttgagtaacttattatttaataaaggtTACGAGATGAGCAAGAGCTTGTACTAAATGAAGATCACTATGAGGGTGGTGTAACAGAACAGACATCTCTAACGGTTAAAAATGCAACTGCTTCAGACATGGGAACATATACATGTGTACTTAGTAACAGCGTTGGGGAATCAATGTCCAAAGACACAGTTGACGTTTCTGTTCTCtgtaagatttatttataatttttaattttttctaattatatttagaattttaataaaaataaaaataaaaataaatacagataAACCAATGGTTAAAGTAATAGTAGAACCAGAAGTCCCGATTAATGAGGCAGATCGTTTGAATGTATCACTTACGTGTTATGTAATTAACGGGAATCCAATAAACTTAAATGCAGTAAGGTGGTATCTAGATGGTGATTTATTGAAGGAGTTACCAGACTGCAATGTCAGAAATTTAACAACCGTAAATGTCGACGACACTTCAACGTTTTGCGACATCGATCCAAGCAAATTGCTGTTGGAGGCAGTCGGCCGTTCGTTTCATGGAAATTATTCGTGTGAGGGTCGCAACGACGCTGGATGGGGTTTAATTTCACCAAGTACTCCAGTAATTGTATACTGTATGtacataatatattatttatttatttatttatttatttatttatttatttatttatttatttatttatttattacatgaATGGTTGTAGATAAACCAGGTCCAGCTATTATAAGTTATCAGCCAAAACGTGTTATAAAAGGTAGCTCACTAAATATTACCTGTTCCGTAATTGATCCTGGTCGACCACCGGTCACAGGCTACAAGTGGATACGTGGAATGCATCGTCTTGCTGATCAAGAGAAACCCATTCTTAATATCGATTCAGTCAATCTCAGAACTAAAGCAAACTTTACGTGTATCGCATATAATCAAGCCGGAGATGGTGATCCAGCTACGACCTTTATTGACGTTGCTGGTtggtttgtttgtttgtttattttttcattatttcaataggaataagaaaataaaatataaggaatagtaaataaataaataaatatatttatattaattatttggttgTCTAGCCCCACCTGGATTTATAAATCCACTTGCACCATATAATGGTTATGTGTACAATGCAGTGAACGTAAGTATCGGATGTCGAGTTGAGTGCTCGCCCATCTGCAACGTGTCGTGGATCAAGAACAACGTGCCAATTAATTTCACAGCAACGGATAGGTATTATGTAACTAATGTATACCATCCAGCTGACCAAAGTACCAGTGACTTTGAGAGTATTCAGTCTAATTTAACGTGGAATTTAGACGTCTGGCCAAACAGACAACTCGATCGATTTAAGGACAATGACAATTATACATGTATTAGTAGTGATAATGATGTTGGTAAAGGAGTACAAAGTACAACTCATTTTCAAGTTGAATGTTAGTTTTTATGTCttataacttaaatttaatttaatttataataatgtgaatatttaaaataaataatattttttacgtttACAGTTCCGCCAGAAAATATGAcaatatcaacaaaaaaaataaacgttaCTGTTGACTTTATACCAGAGAGTGTAAAATGCGGGGCTATTGCTCACCCTGAACCAACTTTTCGGTGGTACCGAGAAGGATCTACTGAAACAATATCTCAAAGTCCAGTTCTTGTTTTTGAAACTAGAGTACCTAAACGTAGTAATGGAACGTATTTTTGTGAAGCTACAAATCGACATGGAACTAACAATATTTCAACATATCTCAATGTTCtctgtaagaaataaaataatttattatttattttttttattgttgactaaaaaaattttaatttaattatttagataaacCAGAGtgccaaataaataaagaacGTATTAATGGAGAAGATTATCTCGTATGTACAGCAGTTGGTAACCCCAAGGTGTCAAACTTTAGTTGGTCGTTGAAAAGCGACAATGATTCTCTTGGCCAACTTGCTGAGATTCGTCAAGGCAAAAGTTATCTTCTATTGGATACTGCGGTTACAAACTTTCGTACTTATATTTGTATTGCAAACAACTCAATTGGATCATCACTTCCGTGTGAACGTGGAGTACCTGGTAAGTCAGAgggacatatatatatatatattctatagctataactttttattattattaacttagAAACAAAACGTAA
This genomic interval carries:
- the LOC103571943 gene encoding hemicentin-1 isoform X1, whose translation is MISPTIYTIILIIPVFITQVDGMEPWKKSEKNGEQGSEVQLPCILKSPRCGGLHSIKWYRGTQRIFIFSESAGITRGNNDIAARSTMNYNKNATKTYLKISDLKLEDEGLYKCEATYLAVNRECNNVQHITLNTTVRPKFVRITEEDENTNLTSGTILGPINEGTLMTLNCESDQGKPVPTVEWYKGDQRLKAIGSTKIQENGVGTGSSVLQLQVGRNELGATFTCKISSLALAEPLTVDIKLDVHVRPLKMDVKGVVGHVVSGTKILLECKVSAARPPANVTWYNGTDFLTNDNDRFEMFETKIDDNSDGTSETSSYLAFTASEYDNGQTFSCFAENSVTRVEGIKPMKEATTIEVLYAPIITMHPANITVNETEDFVIICNYEANPAGLTSVKWLRDEQELVLNEDHYEGGVTEQTSLTVKNATASDMGTYTCVLSNSVGESMSKDTVDVSVLYKPMVKVIVEPEVPINEADRLNVSLTCYVINGNPINLNAVRWYLDGDLLKELPDCNVRNLTTVNVDDTSTFCDIDPSKLLLEAVGRSFHGNYSCEGRNDAGWGLISPSTPVIVYYKPGPAIISYQPKRVIKGSSLNITCSVIDPGRPPVTGYKWIRGMHRLADQEKPILNIDSVNLRTKANFTCIAYNQAGDGDPATTFIDVAAPPGFINPLAPYNGYVYNAVNVSIGCRVECSPICNVSWIKNNVPINFTATDRYYVTNVYHPADQSTSDFESIQSNLTWNLDVWPNRQLDRFKDNDNYTCISSDNDVGKGVQSTTHFQVEFPPENMTISTKKINVTVDFIPESVKCGAIAHPEPTFRWYREGSTETISQSPVLVFETRVPKRSNGTYFCEATNRHGTNNISTYLNVLYKPECQINKERINGEDYLVCTAVGNPKVSNFSWSLKSDNDSLGQLAEIRQGKSYLLLDTAVTNFRTYICIANNSIGSSLPCERGVPGNLPWWLQLEGDLLIIVIIIVVTIFVAIIVCCVIVYLICRRKQMQAKYPGHQGKNNNHIDSVSEALQPESDAKTFYENLPFHGIQTPPNKHMNEYDYKEHYQKYQLQKQQEMQQYNYHPSSSNYSNSISFNNQLTLPLTRNLYHSSAISPLLASLVQTNNTNNLIINNTTTTTSTTITTTATEGTIVSARHYYGNRNKNDGSASDSGHINGNMSETMSLSLLRSQRLDLDLTYNYHQTPSHRQSSTGQRRSERKKYRTSKHERNDRKTKYRRSSDGRSSCNNRLLSSNEIASSNLSASCETSFGRIQELGIPESYKISYPHYYEDNNTVTIDSTDYHSKLNQKIIPNNLSDYYSDKNIKDSKNTYPENFLQQLTTTTTVNTTTSTATTTTTTTTTTTTTNSTSTINTTTTTTTTITITTLPSEVTTLPTTVNQYPQIDNNFRDVGQEIDV